One genomic segment of Lysobacter sp. 5GHs7-4 includes these proteins:
- a CDS encoding DUF938 domain-containing protein, with protein sequence MSGKPHSPSCERNRDPILEVLRGYFPAQAEVLEIGSGTGQHAVHFAAAMPRWRWQCADRAEHLPGIRAWLDEAGLRNTPSPFELAAVAEPAPGFAPRPPIPHDPVSGAHGFDAVFSANTLHIMGWPQVQGLFAGLATVLADRATLAIYGPFNYAGAYTSDSNREFDGWLKARDPASGIRDFEAVDALARGIGLALIADVQMPANNRCLIWRR encoded by the coding sequence ATGAGCGGCAAGCCGCATTCGCCGTCCTGCGAGCGCAACCGCGATCCCATCCTCGAGGTGCTGCGAGGCTATTTCCCGGCGCAGGCCGAGGTGCTGGAAATCGGCAGTGGCACCGGCCAACACGCGGTGCATTTCGCCGCGGCCATGCCGCGCTGGCGCTGGCAATGCGCCGACCGCGCCGAACACCTGCCCGGCATCCGTGCCTGGCTGGACGAAGCGGGTTTGCGCAACACGCCGTCGCCGTTCGAGTTGGCGGCGGTGGCCGAACCCGCACCCGGTTTCGCGCCGCGCCCGCCGATACCGCACGACCCGGTGAGCGGCGCGCATGGCTTTGATGCCGTCTTCAGCGCCAACACCCTGCACATCATGGGCTGGCCGCAGGTGCAGGGCCTGTTCGCCGGACTGGCCACGGTGCTGGCCGATCGCGCGACGCTGGCGATCTACGGCCCGTTCAATTACGCCGGCGCCTACACCAGCGACAGCAACCGCGAGTTCGACGGCTGGTTGAAAGCGCGCGATCCGGCCTCGGGCATACGCGATTTCGAAGCGGTCGATGCGCTGGCGCGCGGCATCGGGCTGGCGTTGATCGCCGATGTGCAGATGCCGGCCAACAACCGTTGCCTGATCTGGCGGCGCTGA
- a CDS encoding type II toxin-antitoxin system HipA family toxin, producing the protein MELWALLNETFVGRFFEDAHGRLRFEYAPGWRGSLTAMPLSLSLPLAEERHNDSDTVSALLWGLLPDNEHTLQRWATRFQVSARNPLALLSHVGEDCAGAIQLVRPDRLEALLDGSDDHKEWLDDAQLGERLRRLRMDSGAARRPDDIGQFSLAGAQPKIALLNEGGRWAIPSGRIPTTHILKPPSGDHDGYVENEHFCLRLAARMGLPTARSSILHFDGEIAISVERYDRQRTPEGVWQRVHQEDFCQALGIHPQRKYQNRGGPSPRTMASLLRQHSLMPRTDVETLFLAQMFNWLIAGTDAHGKNYSMLLGEGGGTRLAPLYDISSVWPYAQGNVHGIRMAMKMGRHYHWLEINPRDWISLAREMNLEADFARESLAVMARVLPDEAVAEARQLQEAGVTHALIPQLVDDIANACRRALALLELAADAQAAASAPHLPTASD; encoded by the coding sequence ATGGAACTGTGGGCACTGCTCAACGAGACCTTCGTCGGGCGCTTTTTCGAGGATGCGCACGGCCGCCTGCGCTTCGAGTACGCCCCTGGCTGGCGCGGCTCCCTCACCGCCATGCCGCTTTCACTGAGCCTGCCGCTGGCCGAGGAACGCCATAACGATTCGGACACGGTCTCGGCGCTGCTGTGGGGGCTTCTGCCGGACAACGAACACACCCTGCAACGCTGGGCCACGAGGTTCCAGGTGTCGGCCCGCAATCCGCTGGCCCTGCTGTCGCATGTGGGCGAGGACTGCGCAGGCGCGATCCAACTCGTTCGCCCGGATCGCCTGGAGGCCCTGCTCGACGGCAGCGACGACCACAAGGAATGGCTGGACGACGCGCAGCTCGGCGAACGGCTGCGCAGGCTGAGGATGGACAGCGGCGCCGCCCGCCGTCCCGATGACATCGGACAATTCAGCCTGGCCGGCGCGCAGCCGAAAATCGCACTGCTCAACGAGGGCGGTCGCTGGGCGATTCCGAGCGGACGCATCCCCACCACGCACATCCTCAAACCGCCCAGCGGCGACCATGACGGCTACGTCGAGAACGAGCACTTCTGTCTGCGGCTGGCGGCCAGGATGGGCCTGCCCACGGCACGCTCCAGCATTCTGCATTTCGACGGCGAGATCGCTATTTCGGTCGAGCGCTACGACCGCCAGCGCACTCCGGAAGGCGTCTGGCAGCGCGTTCACCAAGAGGACTTCTGCCAGGCGCTGGGCATTCATCCGCAGCGCAAGTATCAGAACCGAGGCGGTCCGTCGCCTCGGACGATGGCGTCCCTGCTGCGCCAGCATTCGCTGATGCCGCGCACGGACGTGGAAACGCTGTTCCTGGCGCAGATGTTCAACTGGCTGATCGCCGGAACCGATGCCCACGGCAAGAACTATTCGATGTTGCTGGGCGAAGGCGGCGGAACGCGGCTTGCGCCGCTGTACGACATTTCCAGCGTCTGGCCCTACGCCCAAGGCAATGTGCACGGAATCCGCATGGCCATGAAGATGGGCAGGCACTATCACTGGCTGGAGATCAATCCGCGCGATTGGATTTCCCTGGCCAGAGAAATGAACCTGGAGGCCGATTTCGCCCGGGAGTCGTTGGCGGTCATGGCCCGGGTGCTTCCGGACGAAGCCGTCGCCGAAGCCCGGCAGCTGCAGGAAGCCGGCGTCACCCACGCGCTGATACCGCAATTGGTCGACGACATCGCCAACGCCTGCCGGCGCGCCCTGGCCTTGCTGGAGCTGGCCGCGGATGCGCAGGCCGCCGCGTCAGCGCCGCACTTGCCGACCGCATCGGACTAA
- a CDS encoding helix-turn-helix transcriptional regulator, with protein MPIIKTPKDLGTVIRNRRKELAWDQARLAAEVGASRQWVIDMEKGKPRAELDLALRALHALGLSLHTESSARKAPATAPVNTPSPGIDINDVLNRHGPNRGLALGHTTDWMKTLDANTASSQLAALANPLPSSAADWMKKLDANTASSQLAALANPLPSSATEWMKRLDANTASSQLAALANPLPSSATEWMKKLDANTASSQLAALANPLPGSAADWLKKLDAAGAASALARATQALPAASTATTIATPSAGGPADRTAPASEPIAKPKRTGRVRNKPLKDDEER; from the coding sequence ATGCCGATCATCAAGACCCCCAAAGACCTGGGCACCGTCATCCGCAACCGGCGCAAGGAGCTGGCCTGGGATCAGGCCCGACTGGCGGCGGAGGTCGGCGCCAGCCGGCAATGGGTCATCGACATGGAGAAGGGCAAGCCGCGTGCCGAGTTGGATCTGGCTCTACGCGCGCTGCATGCCCTGGGTCTGTCGCTGCACACCGAATCGTCCGCGCGCAAGGCCCCGGCCACCGCTCCCGTCAACACGCCCTCGCCCGGCATCGACATCAACGACGTCCTGAATCGGCATGGACCGAATCGTGGCCTGGCACTCGGCCATACCACCGACTGGATGAAGACACTCGACGCGAACACCGCATCGTCGCAACTGGCGGCGCTGGCCAATCCCTTGCCAAGCAGCGCCGCCGACTGGATGAAGAAGCTCGACGCGAACACCGCATCGTCGCAACTGGCGGCACTGGCCAACCCCTTGCCGAGCAGCGCCACCGAGTGGATGAAGAGACTCGACGCGAACACCGCATCGTCGCAACTGGCGGCACTGGCCAACCCCTTGCCGAGCAGCGCCACCGAGTGGATGAAGAAGCTCGACGCGAACACCGCATCGTCGCAACTGGCGGCGCTGGCCAATCCCTTGCCAGGCAGCGCCGCCGACTGGCTGAAAAAGCTGGACGCGGCCGGCGCAGCATCTGCGTTGGCGCGAGCGACCCAAGCCCTGCCGGCTGCCAGCACGGCCACAACGATCGCAACACCGTCGGCAGGCGGGCCTGCCGACCGCACTGCGCCGGCTTCCGAACCGATCGCGAAACCTAAGCGCACCGGCAGGGTCCGAAACAAGCCCCTCAAAGACGACGAAGAACGCTGA
- a CDS encoding serine hydrolase domain-containing protein — protein sequence MRLWILSLALSAVALPCLAGDPPTAADVAGFAQQQLQDNYPSDGPGAALLVARGDQVLFRGARGEASVELGVPLKPDSVFRIGSVTKQFAAVGLLKLVEAGKVSLDDPLSKYLPDYPNAAKITIAQLLNHTSGVKSYTGIPGVMAGPIRMDLTTAQLIDTFKNQPVDFAPGAQWAYNNSGYVLVGAVIEAASGQPWHEYLRQTLFQPLGLTHTRWGDDHALIPGQVQGYTLSQGAPAPANYASMSQPHAAGALVSTVDDLLRWNRALHEGKVLRQDTYARMIQPEGAAQKEHYGYGLERTTLRGGDLLAHGGGIFGAMSFLLYLPASDVTVAIVQNSDSVAPGKRAPEVLARKLAAYAIGQPYPELKSAALRIDQLKPLEGVYRTDARTARAMRVVDGRLVSQRIGGQRVPMVAIAPDEFLFEDGLSRLRFERDARGKVTGTRFFADGEGEGVVSPLTDEPLPAETVAVALPAAARERVVGRYTREAMVLNVFQQGEQLMAQMAGQPAFALAATSPTRFVIDSVGAALEFAPEPGPARTMTLRQGGAVLEFQRAP from the coding sequence ATGCGTCTTTGGATCCTGTCCCTCGCGCTGAGCGCCGTCGCGCTGCCCTGTTTGGCGGGTGACCCGCCCACTGCGGCCGATGTCGCCGGTTTCGCCCAGCAGCAACTGCAAGACAACTATCCCAGCGACGGCCCCGGCGCCGCGTTGCTGGTGGCGCGCGGCGATCAGGTGCTGTTCCGCGGCGCGCGCGGCGAGGCCAGCGTCGAGCTGGGCGTGCCGCTCAAGCCCGACAGCGTGTTCCGGATCGGTTCGGTGACCAAGCAGTTCGCCGCCGTCGGCCTGCTCAAACTGGTCGAGGCCGGCAAGGTGTCGCTGGACGATCCGCTGTCCAAGTACCTGCCCGACTATCCCAACGCGGCCAAGATCACGATCGCCCAGCTGCTCAACCACACCTCGGGCGTGAAGAGCTACACCGGCATCCCCGGCGTGATGGCCGGTCCGATCCGCATGGACCTGACCACCGCGCAGCTGATCGACACCTTCAAGAATCAACCGGTGGATTTCGCGCCCGGCGCGCAGTGGGCCTACAACAATTCCGGCTATGTGCTGGTCGGCGCGGTGATCGAAGCCGCCAGCGGCCAGCCCTGGCACGAATACCTGCGCCAGACCCTGTTCCAGCCGTTGGGCCTGACGCACACGCGCTGGGGCGACGACCACGCGCTGATTCCGGGCCAGGTGCAGGGCTACACGCTGAGCCAGGGCGCTCCGGCGCCGGCCAACTACGCCAGCATGAGCCAGCCGCACGCGGCCGGCGCGCTGGTGTCCACGGTCGACGACCTGCTGCGCTGGAACCGTGCGCTGCACGAAGGCAAGGTGCTGCGCCAGGACACCTACGCGCGCATGATCCAGCCCGAAGGCGCCGCGCAGAAAGAGCATTACGGCTACGGCCTGGAGCGCACCACGCTGCGTGGCGGCGATCTGCTCGCGCACGGCGGCGGCATCTTCGGCGCGATGTCGTTCCTGCTGTATCTGCCCGCCAGCGACGTGACGGTGGCGATCGTGCAGAACAGCGACAGCGTCGCGCCCGGCAAGCGCGCGCCGGAAGTGCTGGCGCGCAAGCTGGCCGCCTACGCGATCGGCCAGCCGTACCCCGAACTCAAGTCGGCCGCGTTGCGCATCGATCAGCTCAAGCCGCTGGAAGGCGTGTACCGCACCGACGCCAGGACCGCACGCGCGATGCGCGTGGTGGACGGGCGTCTGGTGTCGCAGCGCATCGGCGGCCAGCGCGTGCCGATGGTGGCGATCGCGCCGGACGAATTCCTGTTCGAGGACGGTTTGAGCCGCCTGCGTTTCGAACGCGACGCGCGCGGCAAGGTCACCGGCACGCGCTTCTTCGCCGACGGCGAGGGCGAGGGCGTCGTCTCGCCGCTCACCGACGAGCCGTTGCCGGCCGAAACGGTGGCCGTCGCGCTGCCCGCGGCCGCGCGCGAGCGCGTGGTCGGGCGCTACACGCGCGAGGCGATGGTGCTCAACGTGTTCCAGCAAGGCGAGCAGCTGATGGCGCAGATGGCCGGCCAGCCGGCGTTCGCGCTGGCCGCGACTTCGCCGACGCGCTTCGTGATCGACTCGGTCGGCGCCGCGCTGGAGTTCGCGCCCGAGCCCGGCCCCGCGCGCACGATGACCCTGCGCCAGGGAGGCGCGGTGCTGGAGTTCCAGCGCGCGCCGTGA
- a CDS encoding peptidase M61, giving the protein MSPRPSLALLPLLIAACLPLSSARAQTAPPTDAAYPGTLALEVDATDIAHRVFRAKQRIPVQAGPLTLLYPQWLPGTHSPTGPINKLAGLSIQGNGQRIAWQRDPLDVYAFKLVVPEGVSTIEVAFDFLSPTGGDQGRVVMGQDLLSLQWNTVALYPAGHDAGRIQIAPTLKLPAGWQAATALEVEAREGDTLRYKPVSFETLVDSPLFAGRHYKQIDLAPGAKVPVRLNVVADQAKYLDAKPEQIDAHRRMVEQALRVFGSQHYDRYEFLFSLSDQIGGIGLEHHRSSENGLDPEYFTDWDKSAFGRDLLAHEFTHSWNGKFRRPADLATPNFNVPMQNSLLWVYEGQTQYWGYVLTARAGLWKPKTAMEVLAMTAASYTTDRPGFGWRNVQDTTNDPIIGLRRPQAYRSQQLSEDYYSAGQLIWLAVDAKLRELSRDKRSLDDFAAAFFGVDDGSYAVKTYTYDDVVTTLNGVAPYDWAAFLRQRLDANAAPLDGLAASGWKLVYTDKPSDYFKQTEGKRKVVDLTASLGVIVANKDAAVSSVRWDGPAFNAGLAPGSNLIAVNGYAYEGERLKDAITAAKTQGQPIELVVKQGDVVRTVRIDYREGLKYPSLERIPGTPDRLSKILAPK; this is encoded by the coding sequence ATGTCCCCTCGTCCGTCGCTCGCCCTGCTGCCGCTGCTGATCGCGGCCTGCCTGCCGCTGTCGTCCGCGCGCGCCCAGACCGCGCCGCCGACCGATGCCGCGTATCCGGGCACGCTGGCGCTGGAGGTGGACGCCACCGACATCGCCCATCGCGTGTTCCGCGCGAAGCAGCGCATCCCGGTGCAGGCCGGGCCGCTGACGCTGTTGTATCCGCAATGGCTGCCCGGCACGCATTCGCCCACCGGCCCGATCAACAAGCTCGCCGGCCTGAGCATCCAGGGCAACGGCCAGCGCATCGCCTGGCAGCGCGATCCGCTGGACGTCTACGCGTTCAAGCTGGTCGTGCCCGAGGGCGTGAGCACGATCGAGGTCGCGTTCGATTTCCTCTCGCCCACCGGCGGCGACCAGGGCCGCGTGGTGATGGGACAGGACCTGCTGAGCCTGCAGTGGAATACCGTCGCGCTGTATCCCGCCGGCCACGATGCCGGCCGCATCCAGATCGCGCCGACGCTGAAGCTGCCCGCCGGCTGGCAGGCCGCCACCGCGCTGGAAGTCGAGGCGCGCGAAGGCGACACGCTGCGCTACAAGCCGGTCTCGTTCGAGACGCTGGTGGATTCGCCGTTGTTCGCCGGCCGCCATTACAAGCAGATCGATCTGGCGCCGGGCGCCAAGGTGCCGGTGCGCCTGAACGTGGTTGCCGATCAGGCCAAGTATCTGGACGCCAAGCCCGAACAGATCGACGCGCACCGGCGCATGGTCGAACAGGCGTTGCGCGTGTTCGGTTCCCAGCACTACGACCGTTACGAATTCCTGTTCTCGCTGTCCGACCAGATCGGCGGCATCGGCCTGGAGCACCACCGCTCCAGCGAGAACGGCCTGGACCCGGAGTACTTCACCGACTGGGACAAGAGCGCGTTCGGTCGCGACCTGCTCGCGCACGAGTTCACCCATTCCTGGAACGGCAAGTTCCGCCGTCCGGCCGATCTGGCCACGCCGAACTTCAACGTGCCGATGCAGAACAGCCTGCTGTGGGTCTACGAGGGCCAGACGCAGTACTGGGGCTATGTGCTGACCGCGCGCGCCGGTTTGTGGAAGCCCAAGACTGCGATGGAGGTGCTGGCGATGACGGCCGCGTCCTACACCACCGACCGCCCCGGTTTCGGCTGGCGCAACGTGCAGGACACCACCAACGATCCCATCATCGGCCTGCGTCGGCCGCAGGCGTATCGCAGCCAGCAGCTCAGCGAGGACTATTACTCGGCCGGCCAGCTGATCTGGCTGGCGGTCGACGCCAAGCTGCGCGAACTCAGCCGCGATAAGCGCTCACTGGACGACTTCGCCGCCGCCTTCTTCGGTGTCGACGACGGCAGCTACGCGGTCAAGACCTATACCTACGACGACGTGGTGACGACCTTGAACGGCGTCGCGCCCTACGACTGGGCCGCGTTCCTGCGCCAGCGTCTGGACGCCAACGCCGCGCCCCTGGACGGCCTGGCCGCGAGCGGCTGGAAGCTGGTCTACACCGACAAGCCCAGCGACTACTTCAAGCAGACCGAGGGCAAGCGCAAGGTGGTCGACCTGACCGCGTCGCTGGGCGTGATCGTGGCCAACAAGGACGCGGCGGTGTCGTCGGTGCGCTGGGACGGCCCCGCCTTCAACGCCGGCCTGGCGCCGGGCTCCAATCTGATCGCGGTCAACGGCTACGCCTACGAAGGCGAGCGCCTCAAGGACGCGATCACCGCCGCCAAGACCCAGGGCCAGCCGATCGAGCTGGTGGTGAAGCAGGGCGACGTGGTGCGCACGGTGCGCATCGACTACCGCGAAGGACTCAAGTACCCGAGTTTGGAGCGCATTCCCGGCACGCCGGATCGCTTGTCGAAGATCCTCGCACCGAAGTGA
- the yjjJ gene encoding type II toxin-antitoxin system HipA family toxin YjjJ, translated as MSRHTETAETLLRRGPLTAAELAAAMGLSQPTVSRALAGLGTRLIRIGRARSTRYALSRPLGRAGSDWPLHRITPDGQPDRLGRLHVVHGGWFLQSERPLPLYQHSEFSDGLYPDLPWFLDDLRPQGFLGRAFAHRHAAELEAPPDVLLWQPEDVVTALLRRGSDLPGDLVLGEHALEQALLHTVLDNLDTLIAPGECARAYPQRARQAEAGEAPGSSAGGEQPKFTAELELPTGERQCVIVKFARHDPENATARRWANLLACEHLAGQVLSERGIEAAPTELIDSDGWRFLQSTRFDRTAQRGRRGMVSLLALDAAYTGSDPGNWPVAAAALQREGLIGDDDAERIRRLHLFGRFIGNTDMHFGNLSFLCQPDRLRVELAPVYDMLPMHYRPGAGGAVHERPYLLPVPVGAMDSWRWAGEAALVLWQRAAADERIGPAFRGVAAVNARGIEQLLQRFTG; from the coding sequence ATGAGCCGCCACACTGAGACCGCCGAGACCCTGCTGCGTCGCGGGCCGCTGACCGCCGCCGAGCTGGCTGCGGCGATGGGGCTGAGCCAGCCCACGGTGTCGCGCGCCCTGGCCGGGCTGGGCACGCGCCTGATCCGCATTGGTCGTGCGCGCTCGACCCGTTACGCGCTATCGCGTCCGCTGGGGCGGGCCGGAAGCGACTGGCCGCTGCATCGGATCACGCCCGATGGCCAACCCGATCGACTGGGCCGATTGCACGTCGTGCACGGCGGCTGGTTCCTGCAATCCGAACGACCGCTGCCGCTGTACCAGCACAGCGAATTCAGCGACGGCCTGTATCCGGATCTGCCTTGGTTTCTGGATGATCTGCGCCCGCAGGGCTTTCTGGGTCGCGCTTTCGCGCATCGCCATGCCGCCGAACTGGAGGCGCCCCCGGACGTTCTGCTTTGGCAGCCCGAAGACGTAGTGACCGCCCTGCTGCGCCGCGGCAGCGACCTGCCCGGCGACCTGGTGCTAGGCGAGCACGCCTTGGAGCAGGCGCTGCTGCACACGGTGCTGGATAACCTCGACACCCTCATCGCGCCAGGCGAATGCGCACGAGCCTATCCGCAACGCGCGCGTCAGGCGGAAGCGGGAGAGGCGCCCGGCTCCTCGGCCGGTGGCGAGCAGCCCAAGTTCACCGCCGAACTGGAACTGCCGACGGGCGAACGTCAATGCGTCATCGTGAAGTTCGCCCGTCACGACCCTGAAAACGCCACCGCGCGTCGCTGGGCCAACCTGTTGGCCTGCGAACATTTGGCGGGCCAAGTACTGTCCGAACGCGGCATCGAAGCGGCCCCGACCGAACTGATCGACAGCGACGGCTGGCGCTTTCTGCAATCCACGCGCTTCGACCGCACGGCGCAGCGCGGCCGTCGCGGCATGGTGTCGCTGCTTGCGCTCGATGCCGCCTACACGGGCAGCGACCCCGGCAACTGGCCGGTCGCGGCAGCCGCCTTGCAGCGCGAAGGTCTGATCGGCGACGACGATGCCGAACGCATCCGCCGTTTGCATCTGTTCGGCCGCTTCATCGGCAACACCGACATGCATTTCGGCAACCTCAGCTTCCTTTGCCAGCCCGATCGCCTGCGGGTCGAGCTGGCACCGGTCTACGACATGCTGCCCATGCACTACCGGCCCGGCGCCGGCGGTGCGGTACACGAACGCCCGTACCTGCTTCCGGTGCCGGTCGGCGCGATGGACAGCTGGCGCTGGGCCGGCGAGGCCGCGCTCGTGCTATGGCAGCGCGCGGCGGCGGACGAGCGCATCGGTCCGGCGTTCCGTGGGGTCGCGGCAGTCAATGCGCGGGGCATCGAACAGTTGCTGCAACGCTTCACCGGTTGA